A stretch of Fibrobacter sp. DNA encodes these proteins:
- a CDS encoding carbohydrate-binding protein yields the protein MMKRTLTAATIAALSFGVTATMAQPKAPRVVPYKFFDDSYRPGGFDYAYGGKSKGITVTKDGGYKSKSALNIKLDPSEYSGASVCLYNETFDLNKFMLDSKLEFMIKGKKGGETVKIGLIDEEVTDGKKTQVVLPMNKYIQGGAVTTDWKKVSIPLVDFPDRGLYWDNTRKSEFPARIDWDKIAEIRFSIDKSGEKDFEVWVDNIEIVKGNKKAAPKKKIVYWDENEDVIDGPKDAAKLDGKVKPVANGVFYSDGLKGFSYSYGGLSAQREADSKTPGNKNVLALYIDNNDWSGVTYSLGEGKYIDLSKVRNKGGLYFWIKGKLGGEKVYVGILDNQGNDIKSQTKISLNDWIEGSKVGTDWKLVKIPLKKFGDKGKAWDANKQAEVAKDIQWNKIQEIRFSVGKGENQGEPGKPAPVTIFVDQITFTETIDWVDPDIKWDNWKSKAPDMVISDFEGKFAKDKWEPSFGPKSKAEIEMPYKTSKLDGNSLFIKHFEMSDWVDFVLDFTKNGAAHDAKARDWTNHWGIMFDVYSERAWQSITVQIGDAGNELFVSNTGVPRGRSTVIVPFRTFSKFPYYQPPTAKENGVFDLKGV from the coding sequence ATGATGAAGCGTACATTGACTGCTGCTACCATCGCTGCTCTCAGCTTTGGTGTCACAGCTACAATGGCTCAGCCGAAAGCACCCCGCGTAGTTCCTTACAAGTTCTTCGACGATTCATATCGTCCGGGTGGCTTTGACTACGCATACGGCGGCAAGAGCAAGGGTATCACTGTAACTAAGGACGGCGGCTATAAGTCCAAGTCTGCCTTGAATATCAAGCTGGACCCCAGCGAATATTCCGGCGCTTCTGTTTGCCTTTACAACGAAACCTTCGACCTCAACAAGTTCATGCTTGACTCCAAGCTCGAATTCATGATCAAGGGTAAGAAGGGCGGCGAAACCGTTAAGATCGGTCTTATTGACGAAGAAGTTACCGACGGCAAGAAGACCCAGGTTGTTCTCCCCATGAACAAGTACATCCAGGGTGGTGCTGTTACCACCGATTGGAAGAAGGTCTCTATTCCTCTCGTCGACTTCCCGGACCGTGGTCTCTACTGGGACAACACCCGTAAGTCTGAATTCCCGGCTCGTATCGACTGGGACAAGATTGCTGAAATCCGTTTCTCCATCGACAAGAGTGGTGAAAAGGATTTCGAAGTCTGGGTTGACAACATCGAAATCGTGAAGGGCAACAAGAAGGCTGCTCCGAAGAAGAAGATTGTTTACTGGGACGAAAACGAAGACGTTATCGACGGCCCGAAGGACGCTGCTAAGCTCGACGGTAAGGTTAAGCCGGTTGCTAACGGTGTGTTCTACTCCGATGGCCTGAAGGGCTTCAGCTATAGCTACGGTGGTCTCTCCGCACAGCGCGAAGCTGACTCCAAGACTCCGGGTAACAAGAACGTTCTCGCTCTCTACATCGATAATAACGACTGGTCCGGTGTGACCTACTCCCTGGGCGAAGGCAAGTACATTGACTTGTCCAAGGTCCGTAACAAGGGTGGTCTCTACTTCTGGATCAAGGGTAAGCTCGGTGGCGAAAAGGTATACGTTGGTATCCTGGACAACCAGGGCAACGACATCAAGAGCCAGACCAAGATTAGCCTTAACGACTGGATCGAAGGCTCCAAGGTGGGCACCGATTGGAAGCTCGTTAAGATTCCTCTGAAGAAGTTCGGTGACAAGGGTAAGGCTTGGGATGCTAACAAGCAGGCCGAAGTCGCCAAGGATATCCAGTGGAACAAGATTCAGGAAATCCGTTTCTCTGTTGGCAAGGGTGAAAACCAGGGTGAACCGGGTAAGCCGGCTCCTGTGACCATCTTCGTTGACCAGATCACCTTCACCGAAACCATCGACTGGGTTGACCCGGATATCAAGTGGGACAACTGGAAGTCTAAGGCTCCGGACATGGTTATCTCCGACTTCGAAGGCAAGTTTGCAAAGGATAAGTGGGAACCGTCCTTCGGTCCGAAGTCCAAGGCTGAAATTGAAATGCCGTACAAGACTTCCAAGCTGGATGGCAACTCTCTCTTCATCAAGCACTTCGAAATGTCCGACTGGGTTGACTTCGTTCTCGACTTCACCAAGAACGGTGCTGCTCACGACGCTAAGGCTCGTGACTGGACCAACCACTGGGGCATTATGTTCGACGTCTACTCTGAACGTGCATGGCAGTCCATCACCGTCCAGATCGGCGACGCTGGCAACGAACTCTTCGTTTCCAACACTGGTGTACCTCGCGGTCGTTCCACTGTGATCGTTCCGTTCCGTACCTTCAGCAAGTTCCCGTACTATCAGCCGCCTACCGCTAAGGAAAACGGCGTGTTCGACCTGAAGGGTGT
- a CDS encoding thioredoxin domain-containing protein, translated as MKSLSIVAMAISVAGLMACNQASAGGSFNQQAKIETLEKKVAELESNVEAVAYILEKRAGMSIEDAKKEMEEANKVWDIPVDDSPVFGAENPKLTIVEFTEFQCPYCSRIAPTVKDLMAKYPNDIKFVYKHFPLSFHPNARPAAAASIAAQKQGKFWEFRYALAPHSSRLSDSIYVEVAKEVGLNIEQFNKDREMTDEMNARIQKDFDLGAKVGVQGTPNFYINGKRQDRFSPDLVEKLLKEAK; from the coding sequence ATGAAAAGTCTCTCTATTGTTGCTATGGCTATTTCCGTTGCCGGCCTCATGGCTTGCAACCAGGCTTCTGCCGGTGGTTCTTTCAACCAGCAGGCTAAGATCGAAACCCTCGAAAAGAAGGTTGCCGAACTGGAATCCAACGTCGAAGCTGTCGCCTACATTCTCGAAAAGCGCGCTGGCATGAGCATCGAAGATGCCAAGAAGGAAATGGAAGAAGCAAACAAGGTTTGGGATATTCCTGTTGATGATTCTCCGGTCTTTGGTGCTGAAAACCCGAAGCTCACCATCGTCGAATTTACCGAATTCCAGTGCCCGTACTGCAGCCGTATCGCTCCGACCGTCAAGGACCTCATGGCTAAGTACCCCAACGACATCAAGTTCGTTTACAAGCACTTCCCGCTTTCTTTCCACCCCAACGCACGTCCGGCAGCTGCAGCTTCCATCGCTGCTCAGAAGCAGGGCAAGTTCTGGGAATTCCGTTATGCCCTCGCACCGCACAGCAGCCGCCTCAGCGACTCCATCTACGTGGAAGTTGCTAAGGAAGTTGGCCTGAACATCGAACAGTTCAACAAGGATCGCGAAATGACCGACGAAATGAACGCTCGCATCCAGAAGGACTTCGACCTCGGTGCCAAAGTTGGCGTTCAGGGTACTCCGAACTTCTACATCAACGGCAAGCGTCAGGATCGCTTCAGCCCGGATCTGGTTGAAAAGCTCCTGAAGGAAGCCAAGTAA
- a CDS encoding peptide chain release factor 3, whose product MNPEIEKRRTFAIVSHPDAGKTTITEKFLWYGNVIREAGHVRAKSNRSYTVSDWMKIEQQRGISVSSSVLNFPFEGCMFNLVDTPGHQDFCEDTYRALTAVDAALVLIDSVNGVEKQTIRLMNVCRMRHTPIITFINKMDLDGRHVLDLLDEIENILKIKVAPFTLPIGVGKLFKGVYSIADNTFHTFNKEEGEQQLIQMTGPDDPRLVEMCGENWVEQFKEEYEMVTGAMDPFDHEKFLKGEMCPVFFGSAVNNFGVRQLLNAFANLAPPPLVRDTDKRPVDPGEEPFSAFVFKIQANMDPKHRDRTAFLRICSGSFTRGEKVFHVRTGREIRLAAPTAFLAKDKEVIDHAWAGDIVGINDPGLFRIGDTLTDGEKMNYTGIPDFAPEHFARVTLLNPLKSKQMAKGLAELSEEGATQLYEPMKSAIPVIGVVGELQFDVLKFRLQSEYGADVSLDRVPAHGIRWVSGPEKDVSKFAEEYAMDCMFDKERNLVCLFPNEYRLNLAMKNYENLTFAETSQG is encoded by the coding sequence ATGAATCCGGAAATTGAAAAACGCCGTACTTTCGCTATCGTTAGCCATCCTGACGCCGGTAAGACGACCATTACCGAAAAGTTCCTGTGGTACGGTAACGTCATTCGCGAAGCGGGCCATGTCCGCGCCAAGTCCAACCGCAGCTACACTGTTTCCGACTGGATGAAGATCGAACAGCAGCGCGGTATTTCCGTTTCCAGCTCCGTGCTGAACTTCCCCTTCGAAGGTTGCATGTTCAACCTGGTGGATACCCCGGGGCATCAGGACTTCTGCGAAGACACCTACCGCGCCCTGACCGCCGTTGATGCCGCTCTCGTTCTTATCGATAGCGTGAACGGTGTGGAAAAGCAGACCATCCGTTTGATGAACGTCTGCCGTATGCGCCACACACCCATCATTACCTTCATTAACAAGATGGACCTGGACGGCCGCCATGTGCTGGACCTGCTGGATGAAATTGAAAACATCCTGAAGATCAAGGTGGCGCCTTTCACTTTGCCCATTGGCGTAGGTAAGCTTTTCAAGGGTGTGTACTCCATCGCCGACAATACTTTCCATACCTTCAACAAGGAAGAAGGGGAGCAGCAGCTCATCCAGATGACCGGCCCCGACGATCCCCGCCTGGTGGAAATGTGCGGCGAGAACTGGGTGGAACAGTTCAAGGAAGAATATGAAATGGTCACTGGCGCCATGGATCCCTTCGACCACGAAAAGTTCCTGAAGGGGGAGATGTGCCCCGTGTTCTTTGGCTCTGCCGTGAACAACTTCGGTGTGCGTCAGCTGCTTAACGCCTTTGCCAACCTGGCCCCGCCGCCGCTGGTCCGTGATACGGACAAGCGCCCTGTGGACCCCGGTGAAGAACCTTTCAGCGCCTTCGTCTTCAAGATCCAAGCCAACATGGACCCCAAGCACCGCGACCGTACCGCCTTCCTGCGTATCTGCTCCGGAAGCTTTACCCGTGGTGAAAAGGTTTTCCATGTGCGTACCGGCCGTGAAATCCGCCTTGCTGCACCGACCGCCTTCCTCGCTAAGGATAAGGAAGTCATCGACCACGCGTGGGCTGGCGATATCGTGGGTATTAACGACCCGGGCCTGTTCCGCATTGGCGATACCCTTACCGATGGCGAAAAGATGAACTACACCGGCATTCCTGACTTCGCTCCGGAACACTTCGCCCGCGTAACCCTCTTGAACCCGCTGAAGTCTAAGCAGATGGCCAAGGGCCTGGCTGAACTTTCCGAAGAAGGTGCAACCCAGCTTTACGAACCCATGAAGTCCGCTATTCCTGTGATCGGTGTGGTTGGTGAACTTCAGTTCGACGTGCTCAAGTTCCGCCTTCAGAGCGAATATGGCGCCGACGTCTCCCTGGACCGCGTTCCTGCCCACGGTATCCGCTGGGTCTCCGGCCCCGAAAAGGATGTGTCCAAGTTCGCCGAGGAATACGCCATGGACTGCATGTTCGACAAGGAACGCAACCTGGTTTGCCTGTTCCCCAACGAATATCGCCTGAATTTGGCCATGAAGAACTACGAAAACCTGACCTTCGCAGAAACTTCCCAGGGCTAA
- a CDS encoding GGDEF domain-containing protein, whose protein sequence is MDDISKLHFEYFLRNHEKRVNHFFGYVLWFCCLVGPAIAVGVLLGAFPDVTLSSCLQTLLIALTFAGGHAILYKKIPESAVIKYVGLFGTLFTIYTMCIDHIGIYLSYFFVPMTSLLYCRRRTFLSVCGVSYLVLLICNWQISDYMAGLRSDIDAVPWFVGIVGGETIEFLIMMVSGLFINKVMQEYLHTMYSNELTINKNEIASYTDELTGLWNRRYMEKAFDKYIVVQKNLGAMMVVDLDFFKKINDDYGHLEGDKILKRLCETLRNTFFGDNVSICRFGGDEFVLLLPSVQTFSELSVSISKLFAKADELFSSDPKYSVLSLSVGAAFVKEEEVNFEKVFDRADKALLQVKRSGRNAFQIYVDEPENP, encoded by the coding sequence ATGGATGATATTAGCAAACTTCACTTTGAGTACTTTCTCAGAAACCACGAAAAAAGGGTTAACCATTTCTTCGGGTACGTTCTTTGGTTTTGCTGCCTTGTAGGTCCCGCCATTGCCGTAGGAGTCTTGCTAGGCGCGTTTCCTGATGTAACGTTGTCCTCGTGTCTGCAGACGCTCCTGATCGCACTTACCTTTGCAGGTGGGCATGCGATTCTTTATAAAAAGATTCCTGAAAGTGCTGTAATCAAATATGTGGGCCTTTTTGGAACGCTTTTCACCATCTATACCATGTGCATAGATCACATTGGCATCTACTTGTCCTACTTCTTTGTTCCCATGACCAGTTTGCTGTACTGCCGTCGCCGTACATTCCTTTCTGTTTGTGGAGTCTCCTACTTAGTGCTGCTGATTTGCAACTGGCAGATTTCCGACTACATGGCAGGACTTCGTTCAGATATTGACGCCGTTCCTTGGTTTGTTGGTATCGTAGGTGGTGAAACCATTGAATTCCTGATAATGATGGTCAGTGGCTTGTTTATTAACAAAGTAATGCAAGAATACTTGCACACCATGTACAGTAATGAACTTACAATCAACAAGAACGAGATCGCCTCGTATACCGATGAACTTACCGGCCTTTGGAACCGCCGCTACATGGAAAAGGCTTTCGACAAGTACATTGTTGTGCAAAAGAACCTTGGTGCCATGATGGTGGTGGATCTTGATTTTTTCAAAAAAATCAATGATGACTACGGCCATTTGGAAGGCGATAAAATTCTCAAGCGCTTGTGTGAAACACTTCGCAATACGTTCTTCGGCGACAATGTTTCCATCTGCCGCTTTGGTGGTGATGAATTCGTCCTCCTGTTGCCCAGCGTTCAGACATTTTCCGAACTGTCTGTGAGCATCAGCAAGTTGTTCGCCAAGGCGGATGAATTGTTCTCCTCGGATCCAAAGTACAGCGTCCTTTCTCTATCCGTTGGTGCAGCCTTTGTCAAGGAAGAGGAAGTGAACTTTGAAAAGGTCTTTGACCGCGCTGATAAGGCCTTGCTCCAGGTAAAACGCTCGGGTAGAAACGCATTCCAGATCTATGTGGATGAGCCGGAAAATCCCTAG
- a CDS encoding 23S rRNA (pseudouridine(1915)-N(3))-methyltransferase RlmH yields MKWVLAVFGKAGSPYIADEVDKYVKRLRGGAIPLEVVELKESKLDDRLQSLAQEAALFEKKFPKGEFKRVILSEEGKLMDTVKLSDTLRDRFPGNVVFLIGSAYGIDENLKKSADMLLSLSPLTFTHDHARIITAEQLYRVQMVMQNHPYHHR; encoded by the coding sequence ATGAAATGGGTTTTAGCAGTTTTTGGTAAGGCTGGTTCGCCGTACATTGCCGACGAGGTGGACAAGTACGTGAAGCGCCTCCGTGGGGGAGCTATCCCTCTGGAAGTTGTGGAATTGAAGGAATCCAAGCTGGATGACCGCCTGCAGTCCCTGGCCCAGGAAGCGGCCCTCTTCGAGAAGAAGTTCCCCAAGGGTGAATTCAAACGCGTTATTTTGTCTGAAGAAGGCAAACTGATGGATACGGTAAAACTGTCCGACACCTTACGTGATCGCTTTCCTGGGAATGTGGTTTTCTTGATTGGTTCCGCCTACGGCATTGATGAAAATTTGAAGAAGTCTGCGGACATGCTTTTGAGCCTGTCTCCTTTGACTTTCACCCATGACCATGCCCGCATTATTACGGCGGAACAGCTTTATCGCGTGCAGATGGTGATGCAAAACCATCCTTATCACCACCGTTAG
- a CDS encoding metallophosphatase family protein, translating into MLYGICSDIHSNAVAFEAVLQSMKDNNVDRRICLGDLVGYGVDPDECVRLARENMDVCIIGNHDSVAIKYESSAGFNPYAKQAIEWTQNHLSKESVEFMRSLPYIHEENDICFVHASPLSPADWVYVTELEDALDAFDHFTGRYCFVGHTHSPVIVASRPMAIPKILDEYEYTIEDTERLLVNVGSVGQPRDRDPRSCWCLLDTETKCIRLIRVDYDVYETQERMRKQDMPNFLIDRLAVGR; encoded by the coding sequence ATGCTTTACGGAATTTGTTCTGATATCCACTCCAACGCTGTGGCCTTCGAGGCTGTTTTGCAGTCCATGAAGGATAACAACGTGGACCGTAGGATTTGTCTTGGTGATTTGGTTGGCTATGGTGTAGATCCCGACGAATGTGTTCGATTGGCCCGTGAAAATATGGATGTATGTATTATAGGTAACCACGATAGCGTTGCCATCAAGTACGAATCCAGTGCTGGCTTCAACCCCTATGCCAAGCAAGCCATTGAATGGACTCAGAATCATCTGTCCAAGGAATCCGTGGAATTCATGCGTTCCTTGCCGTACATTCACGAAGAAAACGATATTTGCTTTGTCCATGCGTCTCCCTTGAGCCCGGCAGACTGGGTCTATGTGACTGAACTTGAAGACGCCCTGGACGCCTTTGACCACTTTACTGGCCGTTATTGCTTTGTGGGCCATACCCACAGTCCCGTTATCGTGGCAAGCCGCCCCATGGCCATTCCCAAGATTCTGGACGAGTACGAATATACCATCGAAGACACCGAGCGTCTTCTGGTGAACGTGGGTAGCGTGGGTCAGCCCCGCGACCGCGATCCTCGCTCCTGCTGGTGCCTGCTGGATACGGAAACCAAGTGCATCCGCCTGATCCGTGTGGACTACGATGTTTACGAAACCCAGGAACGCATGCGTAAGCAGGACATGCCCAACTTCCTCATTGACCGCCTGGCTGTCGGTCGCTAG
- a CDS encoding FKBP-type peptidyl-prolyl cis-trans isomerase, translating into METIQDKLKVSIAYTLKEKTGKILEEVPATHPFTYIHGFNNIIPGLEDALNGRHLNEFFTVDIPCMLGYGPYREDMILEVPKEELSDIGEIWLGMELEMTQDDDIREFQLPDNADDFIAGLNLDSDDSESENEESDGVYIIKEIKKDTVIVDGNHPFAGKDLTFDVKVVAIEEPSFTELESGFPDKEGDEFDDLEDDADSFGSDFGHNPDNFNRRWR; encoded by the coding sequence ATGGAAACGATTCAAGACAAGCTGAAAGTCAGCATTGCCTATACGCTCAAGGAAAAGACCGGGAAAATCCTGGAAGAAGTGCCCGCAACGCACCCTTTCACCTACATTCACGGTTTCAACAACATCATTCCTGGACTGGAAGATGCCTTGAACGGTCGTCACCTCAACGAATTTTTCACTGTAGACATACCCTGCATGCTGGGCTATGGCCCCTATCGCGAAGACATGATTCTGGAAGTTCCCAAGGAGGAACTCAGCGACATTGGCGAAATCTGGCTGGGAATGGAGCTGGAAATGACCCAGGACGATGATATCCGCGAATTCCAGCTGCCCGACAACGCCGACGACTTCATCGCAGGCCTTAACCTCGATAGCGACGACAGCGAAAGCGAAAACGAGGAATCCGACGGGGTCTATATCATCAAGGAAATCAAGAAGGATACCGTCATTGTCGACGGCAACCACCCCTTTGCAGGCAAGGACCTCACTTTCGACGTGAAGGTCGTTGCCATCGAGGAACCTAGTTTCACGGAGCTGGAATCCGGATTCCCGGACAAGGAAGGCGACGAATTTGACGATCTTGAAGACGACGCCGACTCTTTCGGCAGCGACTTCGGACACAATCCCGATAATTTCAACAGGAGATGGCGCTAA
- the rpiA gene encoding ribose-5-phosphate isomerase RpiA — translation MASMDELKKAAGVKAADMIKDGMTVGLGTGSTAAHMVNRLAERIKTEGIKVVGVSTSWSTTLQCRALGIPLKEMGEVSHLDMVIDGADEIDNNRNLIKGRGAAHLLEKIVASMTDNYVIIADSGKKVDVLGTKFAVPLEIIPGAIAVVTEKVKQLGGELKVRMGAPGKDGPVISDSGNLIADAKFPPIADADKLARDLEHIVGIVGHGLFIGMATKVILADAEKGLIEF, via the coding sequence ATGGCATCCATGGACGAACTGAAGAAGGCTGCTGGCGTTAAGGCTGCGGACATGATCAAGGACGGTATGACCGTCGGTCTTGGTACAGGCAGCACCGCGGCCCACATGGTGAATCGTCTTGCAGAACGCATCAAGACCGAAGGCATCAAGGTCGTTGGCGTTTCCACCAGCTGGAGCACCACCCTTCAGTGCCGCGCCCTCGGTATTCCCCTGAAGGAAATGGGCGAAGTCTCCCATCTGGACATGGTCATTGACGGCGCCGACGAAATCGACAACAACCGCAACCTCATCAAGGGCCGCGGTGCAGCACACCTGCTTGAAAAGATTGTCGCCTCCATGACCGACAACTACGTGATTATCGCAGACAGCGGCAAGAAGGTAGACGTCCTGGGCACCAAGTTCGCCGTTCCTCTGGAAATCATCCCGGGCGCCATCGCCGTTGTTACCGAAAAGGTGAAGCAGCTGGGTGGCGAGCTCAAGGTCCGTATGGGCGCCCCCGGCAAGGACGGCCCCGTCATCAGCGACTCCGGCAACCTCATCGCCGACGCCAAGTTCCCGCCCATCGCCGATGCCGACAAGTTGGCTCGCGACCTGGAACACATCGTAGGTATCGTTGGCCACGGCCTCTTCATCGGCATGGCTACCAAGGTGATCCTTGCCGACGCCGAAAAGGGCCTCATCGAATTCTAA
- a CDS encoding HD domain-containing protein, producing MDQNVISYLIIMEFLALVNCGLLLYTYKKPTNFYYPAIFVTIPVGILGDLFLALSTNVEEALLANKISYFGASYLPLFVFFGFLSICNIKLSSRIKAILAVFCTLIFILASTAGFSDIYYVNPFYRMVMGVGNFGVEAYGPAHFLFNIFLGFFVVADIFVIIYSATTKKNVSMKTLLLLSLLEIVDIISFFISRAMDSDALVMPAVYIISELIFLTIISLGEEYDLDNAIVNSLQSSNTTGFVYVSQRKKFLGANDQALEMLPELKSHRIDTKLTDSDYTSQTILKWIDKISKDPNKKTFYINVGDKHFKASLHSIDYSSIKNGYLFGIEDDTKTQEYINQLGVSNDQLKESLNNQNMHIHAIQEQMIVNMATMVESRDSNTGGHIRRSSVCVKILVEEILRQNTMELTPEFCEAIVKAAPMHDLGKIAIDDLILRKPGRFNPDEFNTMKTHAEKGAAIVENLLSTIEDPYFVNIAKNVANYHHERYDGSGYPKGLKGDEIPLEARIMAVADVYDALVSRRCYKDKFSFDEAFKIIMDSMGSHFDPKLQDAFIKCSPRLERFYTQE from the coding sequence ATGGATCAGAATGTAATCAGTTATCTGATTATAATGGAGTTTCTGGCATTAGTAAACTGTGGCCTGTTGCTTTACACCTATAAGAAGCCCACCAATTTTTACTACCCCGCAATATTCGTTACAATCCCCGTCGGCATTCTTGGCGACCTGTTTCTCGCTTTGTCCACCAATGTAGAAGAAGCCCTCCTGGCAAACAAAATTTCCTACTTCGGCGCAAGCTACCTGCCCCTGTTCGTGTTCTTCGGGTTCCTCTCCATTTGCAACATCAAGTTGAGTTCCCGAATCAAGGCAATCCTCGCCGTTTTCTGTACCCTCATATTTATTCTCGCCTCCACCGCTGGCTTCAGCGACATCTACTATGTAAACCCTTTCTATAGAATGGTCATGGGTGTAGGCAACTTCGGTGTGGAAGCCTACGGCCCCGCCCACTTCCTGTTCAACATTTTCCTCGGCTTCTTCGTTGTGGCAGACATTTTCGTCATCATCTATTCCGCCACCACCAAGAAGAACGTTTCCATGAAGACCCTCCTGCTCCTGAGCCTTCTGGAAATCGTGGACATCATCTCCTTCTTTATTTCCAGAGCCATGGACAGCGACGCACTGGTGATGCCCGCCGTCTACATCATCTCTGAACTGATCTTCCTTACCATCATTTCCCTAGGTGAAGAATACGACCTGGATAACGCTATCGTCAATTCCCTGCAGTCCAGCAACACCACAGGCTTCGTCTACGTATCCCAGCGCAAGAAGTTCCTGGGCGCAAACGACCAGGCCCTGGAAATGCTGCCGGAACTGAAGTCCCACCGTATCGACACCAAACTTACGGATTCCGATTACACCAGTCAGACTATCCTGAAGTGGATCGATAAGATCAGCAAGGATCCGAACAAGAAAACCTTCTACATCAACGTGGGCGACAAGCACTTCAAGGCAAGCCTCCACAGCATCGATTATTCCAGCATCAAGAATGGTTACCTCTTCGGTATCGAAGACGACACCAAGACCCAGGAATACATCAACCAGCTTGGCGTAAGCAACGACCAGTTGAAGGAAAGCCTGAATAACCAGAACATGCATATTCACGCCATCCAGGAACAGATGATCGTGAACATGGCTACCATGGTGGAAAGCCGAGACAGCAATACCGGCGGACACATCAGAAGATCCAGCGTGTGCGTGAAGATTCTCGTGGAAGAAATTCTCAGACAGAACACCATGGAACTGACCCCGGAATTCTGCGAAGCTATTGTCAAGGCAGCCCCGATGCACGACCTGGGTAAGATCGCCATCGATGACTTGATTCTTCGTAAGCCAGGCCGTTTCAACCCGGACGAATTCAACACCATGAAGACCCACGCCGAAAAGGGCGCCGCCATCGTGGAGAACCTCCTCTCCACCATCGAAGATCCCTATTTCGTGAACATCGCAAAGAACGTGGCCAACTACCACCACGAACGTTACGACGGTAGCGGCTATCCCAAGGGCCTCAAGGGCGACGAAATTCCGCTGGAAGCACGCATCATGGCCGTGGCCGACGTGTACGATGCACTGGTGAGCCGCCGCTGCTACAAGGACAAGTTCTCCTTCGACGAAGCCTTCAAGATTATCATGGATTCCATGGGCTCCCACTTCGACCCCAAGCTGCAGGATGCTTTCATCAAGTGCAGCCCCCGCCTGGAACGCTTCTATACCCAGGAATAA